Part of the Gemmatimonadota bacterium genome is shown below.
GGTCCGCGGCGTCCTCCATGAGCCGCGCGCCGTCGCGATCCAGCCGGCACCACCGGGCCGTCGCGGCCGGAGACAACGCCCCGTTCCAGGTCGGGAGCGAGGCCCCCCGTCCGTTCCGGCGCACCCCGTGCCGCTCCCGCTGCCGCTCCCTGGCTCGCGTCACCCGCTCCCGAATCGCGAGCGACGATTCACCTCCCGGGCGACCGGCCAGCTCCGCGTAGGGAATCGCCGGAACGTCCAGATGCAGATCCATCCGGTCCCGGAGCGGCCCCGAGATCCGCGACCGGTACCGTGCCACCTGGGTGGGATCGCAGGTGCAGGGGTGGCGCGGATCGCCCAGGTGGCCGCAGGGGCACCCCTGCGTTCCCCTATTGCCATGTCCACTTGAGAGGACAGAAACCGGTCTCGAAGAGCTATCCCGTCTCACCGAGGACGGTGGGAGAGCACATCCGGAAGGTCCGGATGGACCGGGGACTCCTACAGCGAGAGGTCGCCGAGGCGATCGGAGTGGATCTCACAACGGTCCTGAACTGGGAGATCCGAAGATCTGAGCCGGCCCTACGGAACTGGCCAGGGATCATTCAGTTTCTCGGATATGTGCCCCTGAAAGGAGGTACGTCCCTTGCCGACCGGCTGAAGGTCCTTCGCCAATTGACCGGTCGTTCTCAGGCCAGGTTGGCAGACACCCTCGCAGTCGACGAGTCCACCCTCCGTGGCTGGGAGCACGGCAATCACTTTCCCAACCCTTGCAACCTGAAGCGGCTCGAGGGTCTATTTACCACCATCGGCTTCGAGCCACGAAATGACGGCGGCTAGAGTTGGCCCTGAGTTGATCACGACGCGCGTGTCCGGCGTTGGGCCAAACCGCCACGCAATCGACGTAGAAGTAGGCCACTCCAATTCAGACACCGGCCCCGAGCTGGAGTCGCGTGCGCAACTCTCCATTGCTCTCGTCCGCGTCCAGCCGGCATTGCCTCCCGTACTCGATGGATGCATATAGTGACGACGCTGCCCCGCTGGGGGCCAATGTGGGTCCGTCGAATACCAGTTAGCACGCCCAGAGACATGAGAGTGAATCATCTCCTGAACCGGGCGGAGTCCCTCGCGCGCCGCCTTCTCCCCGCCCTCTTCGCCGAGATGAATCGGACCGGCCATGCAGGTCACTGCATCTACGTGTCCAGGGTGATCGATCTCGTGTTCAACGAGTACGGAGTCCGTAGCGAGCCCTTATGCGTGGACTTTGAGTTCGCGAATGCGTCGGCAATCCAACAGATGGCAGAGGGCCGGGCCCTGGAGCCGCCCGCCATGATCGCCAAGACCGGATCCGAGACGTTCGACGGCTATCTGCATCATGTCGTGACGCTCGTTCGTGACGGGCCGATGGCCCTGCTATTGGACCCGACCATCATTCAGCTCGAGAGACATCTTCTTGATGTGACCATTCCTCCGGTCATGATCACTCTACCTTGGCCTAGGGTAGACCCATTGCTGGTGGACATTGGCGGCGGCTGCCTTACATACTCGTTTCGACCCAGAGACGAGGTCTTCAAGACGAATGAGCAATGGTCCGATCTCTCCGACGCCAAGGCTCGAGCTGCAGCGGTCCTGCGACAAATGAATTCTGGATCCTGACCCACCGGGCGGGCGTCTAATAGGCGCGTGAAGCTGGCGCGGTGGGCTTAGCGGTTGAACTTTTCAGGACCCCGGCACGCAGCTTACGCGCCGAGACGTTGGCTAGCTCGTGGTACACGAGGGGTGCAGAGTTGGCATCCCACCCTGAGGGGGTGACAGATGGGATTCTTCTCCTACGCCTACATATCGAGGTACAAGAGTGTCGAAGACCGGGTGACGGCGACTCGCGAGATTTACTCGACGACTAGCCAAGAACGGGTCCTCTTGACCTGGGAGCCCGGATCGAGGCCGCCTGGACTGCATCCATACGCGGGCGGCCACCTCCTAAGCAGTGAACCGCTTGAACGCCTCCCGGGTTATCCCAGGGAGTCGTGTTTAGCGTCTGCTGACGACTATCCCGGTGCGTTCTTGGTGGAAGAAGGCTTCCGACCCAAGACCGACGACTCGCCGGTCCTCTTCTTCGTTGCGCTCCCCGCGGGCTTCGTCCCCGCACCGAAGGAACGTCCATTCGAACACCCTGCAGACCCATTTGTTGACATCCGAGACAACCATCTCGTGTTGTGCTATGCGGTGAGCGGCCCCGCGGTGATTAGATTCTGGATCCGTGAGCTGGAGGATGACGACTCCCTTGAGCGCTACGATCTGAACCGTATCATGACGCGTCCAACAAGGAGAGTCCCAAAGCTTGAGGCCGAACTCAACTTCGGCATCGCAAAGCTTAGGATTAGTAGCTGATTTCGGGTGTAGGAAGGGAGTCTCTCCATGTGGGAGGACCTCTCTCGAGCGGTGAGCGCTAATAAACAGGCGCGGGAAGCTCGCGCGGTGGGCTTGTCAGATGATCCCTCCAGCACTGAGGCGCGCAGCTTACGCGCCGAGCCGTTAGCGTGACCTTGATGCAACCCCTTCAAAGACTCATTGGAGGTGGATTCGTGGCTCGCGTAAGAATTGAGGACATCGTTGACCATCTCTCCAGCGAGATGCGGCGCGCCTTGGCGGATGCCGTCGGGAATTCCTGTCCAGGATGCACACCCGACGCGCACCAACTATTCCGCGATTTCAAGCGCGCGGTTGGTCGCAAGTGTTCGACCTGGGAACGAGTTCCGGACACCTATGTAGACAAAGACTAGACGGACTTCCAGTTTCCGCTCGTTGCGCAGACCCGGACGCGTTAGGGGGACGGCGCCAACTTGCGCGTGAAGTCGGCGCTGTCGGCCCTCGCGCTGAATTCTTCGGCACTCAG
Proteins encoded:
- a CDS encoding ATP-binding protein; translation: MRRDSSSRPVSVLSSGHGNRGTQGCPCGHLGDPRHPCTCDPTQVARYRSRISGPLRDRMDLHLDVPAIPYAELAGRPGGESSLAIRERVTRARERQRERHGVRRNGRGASLPTWNGALSPAATARWCRLDRDGARLMEDAADRLGLSARGVHRVLKVARTIADLEGAERIAEPHLAEAIQYRG
- a CDS encoding helix-turn-helix transcriptional regulator; its protein translation is MGEHIRKVRMDRGLLQREVAEAIGVDLTTVLNWEIRRSEPALRNWPGIIQFLGYVPLKGGTSLADRLKVLRQLTGRSQARLADTLAVDESTLRGWEHGNHFPNPCNLKRLEGLFTTIGFEPRNDGG